The Persephonella atlantica genome includes a window with the following:
- the bamA gene encoding outer membrane protein assembly factor BamA translates to MPLLFLFILLFSLPSHSQEPPQIKAGKISEEIKKIYRLRKIEIKGLKYVSPQLIYPVINIGKGSIVVRDNIVNILRDLYKLGYFRDVEAYTRYTENGIDLIFVFKELPVVQKIEFEGNEEVSDEDLLQVLGIQTKERMESGMALPFSTIGPELSEKLASIRKGLGRVLSVDEINKMVKAIKDKYEKEGFYNTKVSYYFKGNTLVFKIEEGKRAYVEEIKIVGNKQLDEGEIKDVMETKERSIWKLRFHPRLRKEQLFEDVEKIRELYIKKGFFDVQVEKPQIELKKGEEYYITIKIKEGARYKISGLEFKNNKYYTDEELLRRFKKDLKSGSFYNGEIVERLKKEILDRYTDLGFIFAMVYVDKVIDKKEKTVKIVYDIQPGEVFYVDKIDISGNYESRDYVIRRELRFAPGDLFRRQDLFRSQSRLYGLGYYDMVGFDPHVKEENKIDVDVKVQERFTGQISVGAGYSQLTGLSFFLSLRKGNFMGTGDTASISFTVGSTYRNNEISYLHRWAFYKPVNLGFSLYDRYVDYTTFVSVKQGFSPTLSWEISEYWRAGTGITIEKGKYKDITVDAPQRIKDQAGSYSLVSTFLNFTRSDVDNPILPTRGSNFSITFKVGYGTRGFYKTSFSYSKFIPDKLFYTDWVLSFKGRYGIVEKMNDKIPLDEYFFVGGDFSIRGFDYGMAGPYDKNLDPIGAKQQIVFNLQASHPIAERFLWGYIFTDMGKGFNSGNPFKNMFYSVGVGLKIVTPMAPIDIYYGKVLNPPSGVGSSRIGFVLGTFF, encoded by the coding sequence ATGCCCCTGTTATTTCTATTCATTCTTTTGTTTTCTTTACCTTCCCATTCACAGGAACCCCCCCAGATAAAAGCAGGGAAGATATCAGAAGAGATAAAAAAGATATACAGACTGAGAAAAATAGAGATCAAGGGTTTAAAATATGTATCTCCTCAACTTATATATCCTGTAATAAACATTGGTAAAGGTTCTATTGTTGTCAGAGATAACATCGTTAACATACTGAGAGACCTGTACAAGTTAGGTTATTTTCGCGATGTTGAAGCATATACAAGATATACAGAAAATGGGATTGACCTGATTTTTGTGTTTAAAGAGCTACCTGTTGTTCAGAAAATAGAGTTTGAAGGAAATGAGGAAGTTTCTGACGAAGATCTCTTACAGGTTTTAGGTATTCAGACAAAAGAGAGAATGGAATCAGGAATGGCTTTACCTTTTTCAACAATTGGACCTGAACTGTCAGAAAAACTTGCATCAATAAGAAAAGGTCTTGGTAGAGTACTTTCTGTAGATGAGATAAATAAAATGGTCAAAGCTATAAAAGATAAATATGAGAAGGAAGGTTTTTATAACACAAAGGTTTCGTATTATTTCAAAGGGAATACTCTTGTTTTCAAGATAGAAGAAGGGAAAAGAGCATATGTAGAAGAGATAAAGATAGTTGGTAATAAACAGTTAGATGAAGGTGAAATTAAGGATGTTATGGAAACAAAGGAAAGGTCAATCTGGAAGCTGAGATTTCATCCAAGATTGAGAAAAGAGCAGCTCTTTGAAGATGTTGAAAAGATTAGAGAGTTATACATTAAAAAGGGATTTTTTGATGTTCAGGTTGAAAAACCTCAGATAGAACTGAAAAAAGGAGAAGAATATTACATAACAATTAAGATAAAAGAGGGAGCCCGTTATAAAATCTCCGGGCTGGAGTTTAAAAATAATAAATACTACACAGATGAAGAGCTCCTTAGAAGGTTCAAAAAAGACCTGAAATCCGGAAGTTTCTACAATGGAGAGATTGTAGAAAGGTTAAAAAAGGAGATTTTAGACAGATACACAGACCTTGGATTTATATTTGCAATGGTGTATGTGGATAAGGTAATAGATAAAAAAGAAAAAACCGTTAAGATTGTTTATGATATTCAACCAGGAGAAGTATTTTATGTTGACAAAATAGATATTTCAGGAAACTACGAATCAAGGGATTACGTTATAAGAAGAGAGCTGAGATTTGCTCCAGGAGACCTTTTTAGAAGACAGGATTTATTCAGGTCTCAATCACGACTTTACGGTCTTGGTTATTACGATATGGTAGGGTTTGACCCCCACGTAAAAGAAGAAAACAAAATAGATGTTGACGTAAAGGTTCAGGAAAGATTTACAGGTCAGATATCTGTAGGCGCTGGGTACAGCCAGCTTACAGGACTTTCCTTCTTCCTTTCTCTCAGAAAAGGAAACTTTATGGGAACAGGAGATACAGCCAGCATATCATTCACAGTAGGTTCAACTTACAGAAACAACGAGATTTCATATCTTCACAGATGGGCATTTTATAAACCGGTTAATCTTGGATTCAGTCTTTACGACAGATATGTTGATTACACAACATTTGTTTCTGTAAAACAGGGATTTTCTCCAACACTGTCGTGGGAAATATCAGAGTACTGGAGAGCAGGAACAGGAATAACAATAGAAAAGGGAAAGTATAAAGATATAACAGTAGATGCTCCCCAGAGGATAAAAGACCAGGCAGGTTCTTACAGCCTTGTATCAACATTTTTGAACTTTACAAGGTCTGACGTTGACAATCCTATCCTTCCAACAAGGGGTAGTAATTTCAGTATTACATTTAAGGTCGGTTACGGAACGAGAGGTTTTTATAAAACAAGTTTCAGTTATTCTAAATTTATCCCAGATAAACTGTTCTACACAGACTGGGTTTTATCTTTTAAAGGCAGATACGGTATAGTAGAAAAAATGAATGACAAAATACCGTTAGATGAGTATTTCTTCGTAGGTGGAGACTTTTCCATAAGAGGATTTGATTACGGTATGGCAGGGCCATACGACAAAAACCTTGACCCTATAGGGGCAAAACAGCAGATAGTATTTAACCTTCAGGCATCCCATCCTATAGCAGAGAGATTTTTATGGGGATACATATTTACCGATATGGGTAAAGGTTTCAATAGTGGAAATCCCTTTAAAAACATGTTTTACTCTGTTGGAGTAGGTCTTAAGATAGTTACACCAATGGCTCCTATTGATATATACTATGGGAAAGTGTTAAATCCACCTTCTGGAGTTGGAAGTTCAAGGATAGGATTTGTACTTGGAACATTTTTCTAA
- a CDS encoding ABC transporter ATP-binding protein, with product MSEVIKTQNLIKHYFLEGSYIEALRGINLSIKKGEMVALMGPSGSGKSTLLHILGGIDVPTEGKVLVNGQDIFSLKEKSLARFRNKHIGFVFQFHYLLPEFTALENVMIPIQIYSKEKAREKAERILERLGLEKRLDHKPSQLSGGEQQRVAIARAVVNNPDIILADEPTGNLDSRNTEIVMNLLKELNEKNNVTMVIATHDREVAEYCSRIVYLKDGIVQS from the coding sequence ATGAGTGAGGTTATAAAGACACAAAATCTCATAAAGCATTACTTCTTAGAAGGCTCCTACATTGAAGCATTGAGAGGAATTAATCTGTCTATAAAAAAGGGAGAAATGGTTGCCCTTATGGGTCCTTCTGGTTCAGGGAAAAGCACACTTCTTCACATTTTGGGGGGTATTGATGTTCCAACAGAAGGAAAGGTATTGGTAAATGGTCAGGACATATTTTCACTGAAAGAAAAAAGTCTTGCACGGTTTAGAAATAAACATATAGGGTTTGTATTCCAGTTTCATTATCTTTTACCTGAATTTACTGCACTTGAAAATGTAATGATTCCTATTCAAATTTATAGTAAGGAGAAAGCAAGGGAAAAAGCCGAAAGGATACTTGAAAGACTGGGTCTGGAAAAGAGATTAGACCATAAACCTTCGCAGCTTTCAGGGGGAGAGCAGCAGAGGGTTGCTATAGCAAGAGCTGTTGTGAACAATCCTGATATAATACTTGCAGATGAACCTACAGGTAACCTGGATAGCAGGAATACGGAAATAGTTATGAATCTTTTAAAGGAACTGAATGAAAAAAATAATGTGACTATGGTCATTGCCACCCACGACAGGGAAGTGGCAGAATATTGCAGTAGAATAGTTTATCTAAAAGATGGAATAGTGCAGTCTTGA
- the htpX gene encoding zinc metalloprotease HtpX, translating into MHTIKTVLLLGVLTGLFLVVGKILGGQTGMVIAFVFAMAMNFFAYWFSDKMALKMYNAREISYEEAPWLHDMVEQLARNAGIPKPKVYLAPIDIPNAFATGRNPQNAVVAVTSGILNILSPEELRGVLAHEIAHIKNRDILISSIAATIGGAISMLAEMAFWSNLFGGNDEEDSGIGGLVGTFLLFILAPIAAMLVQMAISRSREYAADATGAEICRCPLSLAKALEKLEMSAQQLAPYAEREVNPGTAHMMIVNPLRGSAIASLFSTHPPTEERIRRLYELARKYGQV; encoded by the coding sequence ATGCATACGATTAAAACAGTTCTGTTGCTTGGAGTGCTGACAGGACTGTTCCTTGTGGTAGGTAAGATATTAGGTGGGCAGACAGGAATGGTTATAGCCTTTGTGTTTGCTATGGCTATGAACTTCTTTGCCTACTGGTTCTCTGATAAAATGGCACTGAAGATGTACAACGCAAGAGAGATTTCGTATGAGGAAGCACCGTGGCTTCATGATATGGTTGAGCAGCTTGCAAGAAATGCAGGTATTCCAAAGCCAAAAGTTTATCTTGCACCTATAGATATACCTAACGCATTTGCAACAGGTAGAAATCCCCAAAATGCTGTTGTTGCTGTAACTTCAGGAATTTTAAACATACTTTCTCCAGAGGAGCTGAGAGGAGTTCTGGCACACGAGATTGCACACATAAAAAATAGGGATATACTGATTTCCTCAATTGCAGCAACTATAGGCGGTGCAATATCTATGCTTGCAGAGATGGCTTTCTGGTCTAATCTGTTTGGTGGAAATGATGAAGAAGATAGCGGTATAGGTGGTCTTGTAGGAACATTCCTTCTGTTTATCTTAGCTCCCATTGCTGCAATGCTTGTCCAGATGGCAATATCAAGGTCAAGAGAGTATGCAGCTGATGCAACAGGAGCTGAGATTTGCAGATGTCCCCTTTCTCTGGCAAAAGCTCTTGAAAAGTTAGAGATGTCAGCACAGCAGCTTGCTCCATATGCAGAGAGGGAAGTAAATCCCGGAACAGCCCATATGATGATAGTAAACCCTCTCAGAGGCTCAGCTATTGCATCTTTGTTCTCTACTCACCCTCCAACAGAAGAG
- a CDS encoding ABC transporter permease, which yields MPLYVKIALRYLFSLKSRALSFMTVISFIGITVGVSALLITLAVMSGFQWGLKEKILETSPHIVIFKITGKFTEYKKLYEYFSDNKEIVAYQPFVFSQALASKGGNVKSVNIRGVNPDKDKNIMKLNEKVIAGSYDNLKKPNHVLIGKDVAAALDLWVGDSFNIMSPFGKKTPLGFLPKVKRVYVGGIVEFGMYEYDSTFVQMKLKEAQKFFDMGDSITGIQLKLKDPYRADIVKKELSKYISYPYITRSWTDLNKSLFQALQLEKLAMFLVIALIVLVASFNVSSLLITKAREKRKDIAILKTVGADSNFILKVFLWQGMLIGITGTLSGTLIGAGIIYITDTYHLVKLNPEVYMIEYLPLKTSIVDMLSVFISSLLICFISSLIPAYFASKDVPAEVLRYE from the coding sequence ATGCCTCTATATGTAAAAATAGCCCTAAGGTATCTGTTTTCCTTAAAGTCTCGGGCTTTGTCCTTTATGACAGTAATCTCTTTTATCGGTATTACTGTAGGTGTTTCAGCCCTTTTGATAACCCTTGCTGTAATGAGTGGGTTTCAGTGGGGTCTGAAGGAGAAGATTTTAGAAACCTCCCCCCACATTGTTATATTTAAGATAACAGGTAAGTTTACTGAATACAAAAAACTTTACGAGTATTTTTCTGATAATAAAGAGATTGTTGCTTATCAGCCCTTCGTTTTCTCTCAGGCTTTAGCATCAAAAGGGGGAAATGTTAAATCTGTAAATATTAGAGGGGTTAATCCTGATAAAGATAAAAATATTATGAAGTTAAATGAAAAAGTTATAGCTGGAAGTTATGATAACTTGAAAAAACCCAATCATGTTCTCATAGGTAAAGATGTTGCAGCTGCTCTGGATTTATGGGTTGGAGATTCCTTTAATATTATGTCTCCCTTTGGGAAAAAAACACCTCTCGGCTTTTTACCTAAAGTTAAAAGGGTTTATGTGGGAGGAATAGTTGAGTTTGGTATGTATGAGTATGATTCAACATTTGTTCAGATGAAGCTAAAAGAAGCACAAAAGTTTTTTGATATGGGAGATAGCATCACCGGAATTCAGCTGAAACTAAAAGACCCTTACAGAGCAGATATAGTCAAAAAAGAGCTGTCAAAATACATATCATATCCTTACATTACTCGCTCGTGGACAGATCTGAATAAAAGCCTCTTTCAGGCTCTGCAGCTTGAGAAACTTGCTATGTTTTTAGTTATTGCCCTGATAGTATTGGTTGCCTCATTTAATGTATCAAGTCTGCTTATAACAAAAGCAAGGGAAAAAAGAAAAGATATAGCCATACTAAAAACAGTTGGAGCAGACAGTAATTTCATACTGAAAGTATTCCTCTGGCAAGGTATGCTTATCGGCATAACAGGAACATTATCAGGAACACTAATCGGTGCTGGAATTATATATATCACAGATACATACCATCTTGTAAAACTCAACCCAGAGGTTTATATGATTGAATATCTTCCCCTAAAAACATCAATTGTTGATATGTTATCTGTTTTTATATCGTCACTTTTGATATGCTTTATCTCTTCATTAATTCCAGCGTATTTTGCCTCAAAAGACGTTCCAGCTGAGGTTCTCAGATATGAGTGA
- a CDS encoding CBS domain-containing protein, whose protein sequence is MIVKDIMQKDVLMISPFASLKDAIKKMKESGVKALIVEKQHQNDTYGIITYTSILKAIYQEEGDIELLNVYDVAVKPALYISPNVEIKYAARMMINFNVKRLLVLENDNLIGIISMTDIIESIFIRN, encoded by the coding sequence ATGATAGTTAAAGACATAATGCAAAAGGATGTATTAATGATATCGCCCTTTGCAAGTTTAAAAGACGCAATCAAGAAAATGAAAGAAAGTGGAGTAAAGGCTCTGATTGTAGAAAAACAGCACCAGAATGACACTTACGGAATAATAACTTACACAAGTATACTAAAAGCCATTTACCAGGAGGAAGGAGACATTGAACTACTAAATGTGTACGACGTTGCAGTAAAACCTGCCCTTTACATCTCTCCTAATGTAGAAATCAAATATGCAGCGAGAATGATGATAAACTTTAATGTGAAAAGATTATTAGTTTTAGAAAATGACAATCTCATAGGAATTATATCTATGACCGATATTATTGAAAGCATATTTATTAGAAATTAG
- the lpxD gene encoding UDP-3-O-(3-hydroxymyristoyl)glucosamine N-acyltransferase — MKLSQIAQLLNGQLVNLREDIEIRGLKSINKAKKGEITFVADKKYLKDLQINASAVLTKEKLDLEIPQIIVDNPQTSFYRLIDIFYPEEEKAGISKKASISENVEIGENVYIGEFTVIEEGVKIGSSVKIYPNCYIGKNTVIKDNTVIYPNVVIYRDAVIGKNVIIHSGCVIGADGFGYYQENGKHKKIKHVGKVIIEDDVEIGANTTIDRAMVDETVIKKGTKIDNLVMIAHNCEIGENSIIVSQVGIAGSCKIGKNVILAGQVGVADHITIGDNVIVTAKSGVGKNLEAGKVYGSGLQAIEWSKWKKVMFYLYKLPEIIKKLK; from the coding sequence ATGAAACTATCACAGATAGCACAGCTGTTAAATGGACAGCTTGTAAACCTGAGAGAAGACATTGAGATAAGGGGTTTAAAAAGTATAAACAAAGCGAAAAAAGGAGAAATAACATTTGTAGCAGACAAAAAGTATCTTAAAGACCTGCAGATAAATGCCTCTGCGGTTTTAACTAAGGAAAAACTTGATTTAGAGATTCCCCAGATAATAGTTGATAACCCCCAGACATCATTTTACAGGCTAATTGATATCTTTTATCCTGAAGAAGAAAAAGCAGGTATATCCAAGAAAGCATCAATATCAGAAAATGTGGAAATTGGAGAGAATGTTTACATAGGAGAGTTCACAGTAATAGAAGAAGGAGTAAAAATAGGAAGCTCTGTCAAAATATACCCAAACTGCTACATTGGAAAAAATACGGTAATTAAAGACAATACAGTTATATATCCAAATGTTGTTATATACAGGGATGCAGTTATAGGCAAAAATGTTATTATCCATTCTGGCTGCGTTATAGGAGCAGACGGCTTTGGTTACTATCAGGAAAATGGAAAACACAAAAAGATAAAACATGTAGGGAAAGTGATAATTGAAGATGACGTAGAAATAGGAGCAAACACAACAATAGACAGAGCTATGGTAGATGAAACAGTCATCAAAAAAGGAACAAAAATAGACAATCTGGTAATGATAGCCCATAACTGTGAGATAGGAGAAAACAGTATTATTGTTTCACAGGTAGGAATAGCAGGAAGCTGTAAGATTGGTAAAAACGTTATTTTAGCAGGACAGGTAGGAGTAGCTGACCACATAACAATTGGTGATAATGTTATCGTTACTGCAAAGTCAGGAGTTGGTAAAAATCTTGAAGCTGGGAAGGTTTACGGTTCTGGTCTTCAGGCAATAGAATGGTCAAAATGGAAAAAAGTGATGTTTTATCTTTATAAACTCCCAGAGATTATCAAAAAGCTAAAGTGA
- a CDS encoding OmpH family outer membrane protein, whose product MKKVMLFFVLLIGLVSFAVAENIAYVDVQKIMNTSKKGKKLKSEIQEKVKYYQSKLDNIDKQISQIEKQLESPVLSEEAKKKKKEELTKLKEEGAKIQQEAEKELSQMKAKAERELILDIKRITEEYAKKHNIDMVFIGGAIGGVVYYDKAIDITDEILKMYDREQK is encoded by the coding sequence ATGAAAAAGGTAATGCTGTTTTTTGTTTTACTGATAGGTCTGGTGAGTTTTGCAGTAGCCGAAAATATAGCTTATGTTGATGTCCAGAAAATAATGAATACCTCAAAAAAAGGAAAAAAACTAAAGTCAGAGATACAGGAAAAGGTAAAATACTATCAAAGCAAATTAGATAACATTGATAAGCAGATTTCACAGATAGAAAAACAGTTAGAAAGTCCTGTTCTCAGTGAAGAAGCTAAAAAAAAGAAAAAAGAAGAACTGACAAAACTAAAAGAGGAAGGTGCTAAAATACAGCAAGAAGCAGAAAAAGAGCTTTCACAAATGAAAGCTAAAGCAGAAAGAGAGCTGATATTAGATATAAAAAGGATTACAGAAGAGTATGCAAAAAAGCACAACATAGATATGGTTTTTATAGGTGGAGCAATAGGAGGCGTTGTTTATTACGATAAGGCCATCGATATAACAGATGAAATTCTAAAGATGTATGACAGGGAACAAAAATGA
- a CDS encoding P-II family nitrogen regulator → MKFSLLVAIVSEELEEKAIEVARNSGAGGVTILHGTGIGLKEKKTFFGLTYEGRETVLIFALEKKLALKVLKALNNELQLEKEDRGIAFTIPIEHLSGINREEYMKFQHQIEEEI, encoded by the coding sequence ATGAAATTTTCCCTATTGGTGGCCATAGTTTCTGAAGAATTGGAAGAAAAAGCAATAGAAGTAGCAAGAAATTCAGGAGCTGGAGGAGTTACTATACTTCATGGAACGGGAATAGGTCTGAAAGAGAAAAAAACCTTTTTTGGCCTTACCTACGAAGGGAGGGAAACTGTTCTTATTTTTGCATTGGAGAAGAAGTTGGCTTTAAAGGTTTTGAAAGCTCTAAACAATGAACTTCAGTTAGAAAAAGAAGATAGAGGTATTGCTTTTACTATACCTATTGAACATTTATCAGGTATTAACAGAGAAGAATACATGAAGTTTCAGCACCAGATAGAAGAAGAAATATAA
- a CDS encoding ATP-dependent Clp protease ATP-binding subunit, which translates to MFEKFTERARKVILNAREKALDYRSNYLGSEHLLLSLIEEEDIPVLVLSRFGLTIDKVKRTLTSQMVHGSHTGEVLFAPDAKRVLEFAVEEARILHHQFVGPEHLLIGIVREKTGLGGRVLRGFGIDEYSIRKEILQILGEIPPQEQVKQVPTPNIDRFSRDLTALAREGKLDPVIGRDKEIDRVIQILSRRRKNNPVLIGEPGVGKTSIVEGLAQRIANKEVPEPLQSKRIVALDLAALVAGTKYRGQFEERLKNILKELEKAPYIILFIDELHTLVGAGAAEGSIDASNMLKPALARGEIQVIGATTIDEYRKYIEKDGALERRFQPVLVEPPTPEDTVKILIGLKKKFEEFHEVVYTKTAIEKAVDYSVKYITDRQLPDKAIDLIDEAGAWVRIREMQLPPKLKKIEERIRKIEEEKAEAAKEQDFEKAAKLRDEELKLRAKFETLKAEWKEKKKVRKPRVKDEDIALVVAKWTGIPVVRLTESQAEKLLHIEEELHKRVVDQNEAIEAISKAIRRNSVGLKGTHRPIGVFMFLGPTGVGKTETAKALAEYLFGTEEALIRFDMSEYMEKHTVSRLVGAPPGYVGYEEGGQLTEAVRRRPYSVILFDEIEKAHPDVFNIFLQIFDDGRLTDSFGRVVDFSNTIIIMTSNLGARLILESGRLGFEQKSGMLDYEEMRKNVLQQVRKHFSPEFLNRLDEVIVFKPLDKEVMKGIIDIQLKEINKRLKEWGITVKLSRKFVDYLIEREFKPEFGARSIKRALQSLVEDLLAEEILKGKLPAGSIAEVVVKKDGTVGIKVKKPKLAKAARKKEVAAT; encoded by the coding sequence ATGTTTGAGAAGTTTACAGAAAGAGCAAGAAAAGTAATACTGAATGCAAGGGAAAAGGCTTTAGATTATAGAAGCAACTACTTAGGAAGTGAGCATCTCCTCCTCTCACTGATAGAGGAAGAAGACATTCCTGTTCTTGTTCTCTCAAGATTTGGACTGACCATTGACAAAGTCAAAAGAACTTTGACTTCACAGATGGTTCACGGTAGCCATACAGGAGAAGTACTGTTTGCTCCAGATGCAAAAAGGGTTTTAGAGTTTGCAGTGGAAGAAGCAAGAATACTGCATCACCAGTTTGTTGGACCTGAACATCTACTTATCGGTATTGTTAGAGAAAAAACAGGATTGGGAGGAAGAGTACTAAGGGGATTTGGAATAGATGAGTATTCTATCAGAAAAGAGATTCTCCAGATACTGGGAGAAATTCCTCCACAGGAACAGGTAAAACAGGTTCCAACTCCTAATATAGACAGATTTTCAAGAGACCTTACAGCACTGGCAAGAGAAGGGAAATTAGACCCTGTTATAGGAAGAGACAAAGAAATAGATAGAGTTATACAGATACTGTCAAGAAGAAGAAAAAACAACCCCGTTTTAATAGGTGAGCCGGGAGTAGGTAAAACTTCCATAGTTGAAGGACTTGCACAGAGAATAGCAAACAAGGAGGTTCCAGAACCTCTCCAATCTAAAAGAATTGTTGCTTTAGACCTTGCGGCTTTAGTTGCAGGAACAAAATACAGGGGGCAGTTTGAAGAAAGACTGAAAAACATACTGAAAGAGCTTGAGAAAGCACCATACATCATACTGTTTATTGACGAGCTTCACACCCTTGTTGGAGCAGGAGCAGCGGAAGGTTCAATAGATGCATCAAACATGTTAAAACCTGCCCTTGCAAGGGGAGAGATACAGGTAATAGGAGCAACAACAATAGATGAGTACAGAAAGTACATAGAAAAAGACGGAGCATTAGAGAGAAGATTTCAGCCTGTTTTAGTAGAACCGCCAACACCAGAAGATACAGTAAAAATACTTATAGGACTGAAGAAAAAATTTGAGGAGTTTCATGAAGTTGTTTATACAAAAACAGCAATAGAAAAAGCTGTAGATTACTCTGTAAAATACATCACAGACAGACAACTGCCAGATAAGGCAATAGACCTGATAGATGAAGCTGGAGCATGGGTAAGGATTAGAGAGATGCAGCTTCCTCCAAAACTGAAGAAAATAGAAGAGAGAATAAGAAAGATAGAGGAAGAAAAAGCAGAAGCAGCTAAGGAGCAGGATTTTGAAAAAGCTGCTAAACTGAGAGATGAAGAGCTAAAACTGAGAGCAAAATTTGAAACATTGAAGGCAGAGTGGAAAGAAAAGAAAAAGGTAAGAAAACCAAGGGTAAAAGATGAAGATATAGCACTTGTGGTTGCAAAATGGACAGGTATTCCTGTAGTAAGACTAACAGAATCACAGGCAGAAAAACTACTCCATATAGAAGAGGAGCTTCATAAGAGGGTTGTAGACCAGAACGAAGCAATAGAAGCAATATCAAAGGCCATAAGGAGAAACAGTGTTGGACTGAAAGGAACCCACAGACCAATAGGAGTATTCATGTTCTTAGGTCCAACAGGTGTTGGTAAAACAGAAACAGCCAAAGCCCTTGCTGAGTATCTATTTGGAACAGAAGAGGCTCTTATAAGATTTGATATGTCCGAGTATATGGAGAAACACACAGTATCAAGACTTGTTGGAGCACCTCCTGGATATGTTGGATACGAAGAGGGAGGTCAGCTTACGGAAGCAGTAAGGAGAAGACCTTACTCTGTGATACTTTTTGACGAGATTGAAAAAGCCCATCCAGATGTGTTTAACATATTCCTTCAAATATTTGACGATGGAAGGCTTACAGACTCTTTCGGCAGGGTTGTAGATTTTAGCAACACAATAATCATTATGACATCAAACCTTGGAGCAAGACTTATACTCGAATCTGGAAGACTGGGATTTGAGCAAAAGTCAGGAATGCTTGATTATGAAGAGATGAGGAAAAATGTTCTCCAGCAGGTAAGAAAACATTTCAGTCCGGAATTCCTGAATAGGCTTGACGAGGTTATTGTGTTTAAGCCATTGGACAAAGAAGTAATGAAAGGTATAATTGATATACAACTTAAGGAGATAAACAAAAGGCTGAAAGAATGGGGAATTACTGTAAAACTGTCCAGAAAATTCGTAGACTATCTGATAGAAAGAGAGTTCAAACCAGAATTTGGAGCGAGATCCATAAAGAGAGCTCTCCAGTCTCTGGTGGAAGATCTGTTAGCAGAAGAGATACTGAAAGGAAAACTTCCAGCTGGTTCGATAGCGGAAGTAGTAGTGAAGAAAGATGGAACAGTAGGGATAAAAGTAAAAAAACCAAAATTGGCAAAAGCAGCCAGAAAAAAAGAAGTGGCAGCTACATAA